A genomic segment from Lates calcarifer isolate ASB-BC8 linkage group LG13, TLL_Latcal_v3, whole genome shotgun sequence encodes:
- the si:dkey-283b1.6 gene encoding uncharacterized protein si:dkey-283b1.6, protein MMALHYIEIFLGILGFGLSIMFCTTFCRACSRLREEQIEREVWRRSEQDGRPPSIYFIPFPRSTSQDSEDFRVPRHSQELHAPPRYSTTAYSGPPPPYNELGCKPDDLPPAYTECNVPVYPITPQHHTDMVQSETVSQP, encoded by the exons ATGATGGCTCTTCACTACATAGA GATCTTCCTGGGCATCCTGGGCTTTGGTCTCTCCATCATGTTCTGCACCACCTTCTGCAGGGCGTGCAGTCGCTTAAGGGAGGAGCAAATAGAGAGGGAGGTGTGGAGACGCAGCGAGCAGGATGGGCGCCCGCCATCTATATATTTCATCCCCTTCCCTCGAAGCACATCACAGGACAGTGAAGACTTCAGGGTGCCACGACACAGTCAGGAGCTCCACGCACCTCCAAGATACAGCACCACTGCCTACTCTGGACCCCCACCTCCCTATAATGAG ctggGATGTAAACCTGATGATCTTCCCCCTGCTTACACAGAATGTAATGTTCCTGTGTATCCAATAACACCCCAGCATCACACAGACATGGTACAATCGGAGACTGTGTCGCAACCATAA